A window of Malania oleifera isolate guangnan ecotype guangnan chromosome 5, ASM2987363v1, whole genome shotgun sequence contains these coding sequences:
- the LOC131154788 gene encoding dimethylnonatriene synthase: MDGVSHFQAIIAILILVALYRFRPQARKKGEKSGFPEPPGALPIIGHLHLLGGPNPIARTLGELTDKYGPAYTLRLGSRPALVISSWEMVKDCFTTNDRFFATRPDMAVARYIGYNRAAFALSPHGAYWRSLRKMATVELLSNSRLESLSHVRDAVVGSYLKYLHALCRRSGDGSATATMSWWLECLMISINIKTVAGLGFTVDAYDKEGGEAWRLRRVLKEVLFLGGTFVPSDSIWWLEWMDFGGHLRAMKRAFKEFDSLLGSWLEEHLQKKKIKKVGSETHSDFMEVMLSNLEEDDTLSSHERDIIVKATALTLILTGTESTSLTVTWALSLLLNSPRELKKAQDEIDAHVGTHRWAQESDTGNLPYLQAIIKEALRLYPPGPLSGPREAVEDCCVGGHFVAKGTRLIVNLWKLQRDPRVWDDACEFRPERFLTKHAGVGVRGQNFEYIPFSSGRRSCPAITYGVQVAHLTLARLIQGFELATPGGAPVDMREGLGIALPKVNPLEVVLKPRLPAELYDQLNSF, from the exons ATGGATGGCGTGTCCCATTTCCAAGCTATTATAGCTATCTTAATTCTAGTCGCACTGTATCGTTTCCGGCCCCAAGCTaggaaaaaaggagagaaaagcGGATTCCCGGAACCTCCTGGTGCATTGCCAATCATTGGCCATCTCCACCTGCTCGGAGGTCCGAACCCGATTGCCCGGACCCTCGGTGAGCTAACCGACAAGTACGGCCCCGCCTACACCCTCCGCCTGGGCAGCCGCCCCGCGCTCGTCATCAGCAGCTGGGAAATGGTGAAGGATTGCTTCACCACAAACGACCGCTTTTTCGCCACCCGCCCCGATATGGCCGTCGCCCGGTACATCGGCTACAACAGAGCCGCGTTCGCGTTGTCCCCGCACGGCGCCTATTGGCGATCCCTCCGGAAGATGGCCACCGTGGAGCTGCTCTCCAACAGCCGCCTCGAGTCGCTTAGCCACGTGCGAGACGCCGTGGTTGGCTCGTACCTCAAATATTTACACGCGTTGTGCAGGCGCAGCGGGGATGGTTCGGCCACGGCGACCATGAGCTGGTGGCTTGAATGCTTGATGATCAGCATAAACATCAAGACGGTGGCTGGGCTGGGGTTTACGGTGGACGCGTACGACAAAGAGGGCGGCGAGGCGTGGCGGCTGAGGAGGGTGCTGAAAGAGGTGCTGTTTCTGGGCGGAACCTTTGTTCCGTCGGACTCCATTTGGTGGCTCGAGTGGATGGATTTTGGAGGGCATTTGCGGGCCATGAAACGCGCGTTTAAGGAGTTCGACTCGCTACTGGGGAGCTGGCTTGAAGAGCATCttcagaagaagaagataaagaaggTGGGTTCCGAAACACACAGCGATTTCATGGAAGTGATGCTATCGAACCTGGAGGAGGATGACACGCTGTCCAGCCACGAGCGAGACATCATAGTCAAGGCAACCGCATTG ACTCTCATACTGACAGGTACCGAGAGCACTTCCCTCACTGTAACATGGGCCCTCTCCCTTCTCCTCAACAGCCCACGAGAGCTCAAGAAAGCCCAAGACGAAATAGATGCCCACGTTGGGACCCACAGGTGGGCCCAGGAATCCGACACCGGCAACCTTCCCTACCTCCAAGCCATTATCAAAGAGGCCCTCAGACTGTACCCTCCGGGCCCACTGTCCGGCCCACGCGAGGCCGTCGAAGACTGCTGCGTTGGGGGCCACTTCGTCGCCAAGGGCACCCGGCTGATCGTGAATCTGTGGAAGCTGCAGCGGGACCCGCGCGTGTGGGACGACGCGTGCGAGTTCCGCCCCGAGAGATTTCTGACGAAGCACGCCGGAGTGGGCGTGAGGGGGCAGAACTTCGAGTACATACCGTTCAGTTCTGGACGGAGATCGTGCCCGGCCATCACGTACGGCGTGCAGGTGGCGCACCTTACCCTGGCTCGGCTGATCCAAGGGTTCGAGCTGGCGACGCCGGGCGGAGCTCCGGTGGATATGCGTGAAGGGTTGGGCATTGCTTTGCCGAAGGTGAACCCGCTTGAAGTCGTCCTCAAGCCGCGCCTCCCTGCGGAGCTCTATGATCAGCTCAACTCCTTCTGA